The Macaca nemestrina isolate mMacNem1 chromosome 6, mMacNem.hap1, whole genome shotgun sequence genome window below encodes:
- the LOC105466875 gene encoding tigger transposable element-derived protein 6 yields MANKGNKKRRQFSLEEKMKVVEAVDSGKRKGDVAKEFGITPSTLSTFLKDRTKFEKKVREASVGPQRKRMRSALYDDIDKAVFAWFQEIHAKNILVTGSVIRKKALNLANMLGYDNFQASVGWLNRFRDRHGIALKAVCREDTDRLMNGLGIDKVNEWHAGEIIKLIADYSPDDIFNADETGVFFQLLPQHTLAAKGDHCRGGKKAKQRLTALFCCNASGTEKMRPLIVGRSASPRCLKNIHSLPCDYRANQWAWMTRDLFNEWLMQVDAKMKRAERRILLLIDNCSAHNMLPRLERIQVGYLPSNCTAVLQPLNLGIIHTMKVLYRSHLLKQILLKLSSREDQEKVDIKQAIDMIAAAWWSVKPSTVVKCWQKAGIIPMEFAECDIESAASEPDTAIEKLWHTVAIATCVPNEVNFQDFVTADDDLIISQDTDIIQGMVAGENTSEAGSEDEGEVSLPQQPKVTITEAISSVQKLRQFLSTCVDVPDAIFGQLNGIDEYLMKRVTQTLVDSKITDFLQTK; encoded by the coding sequence ATGGCAAACAAGGGGAACAAGAAGCGTCGGCAGTTCTCtctggaagagaaaatgaaagttgTGGAAGCTGTAGACTCGGGCAAGAGGAAAGGTGACGTGGCAAAAGAATTTGGTATCACTCCCTCTACTTTATCTACATTCTTAAAGGATCGCACCAAATTTGAAAAAAAGGTACGGGAGGCATCCGTGGGACCCCAGCGGAAAAGGATGAGGAGCGCTCTTTATGATGACATTGATAAGGCTGTTTTTGCTTGGTTTCAAGAAATCCATGCCAAAAACATTCTTGTGACTGGTTCTGTCATTCGGAAAAAAGCACTAAACTTGGCCAACATGCTTGGCTATGACAATTTTCAAGCAAGTGTGGGCTGGCTGAACAGATTTAGAGATCGCCACGGAATTGCTTTGAAAGCAGTCTGTAGAGAAGATACTGACAGATTAATGAATGGTCTAGGAATAGATAAGGTTAACGAGTGGCATGCAGGGGAAATTATAAAACTGATTGCTGACTACAGCCCAGATGATATCTTTAATGCTGATGAGACAGGAGTGTTTTTCCAGTTGCTTCCCCAGCATACACTTGCTGCTAAAGGAGACCATTGTAGAGGGGGCAAGAAAGCAAAGCAGCGGTTGACAGCACTCTTTTGTTGCAATGCCTCAGGGACTGAAAAAATGAGACCATTGATCGTTGGTAGGTCAGCCAGCCCACGCTGCCTCAAGAACATCCATTCCCTCCCTTGTGATTACCGAGCCAACCAGTGGGCTTGGATGACAAGGGATCTGTTTAATGAGTGGCTGATGCAAGTGGATGCCAAGATGAAGAGGGCGGAACGCCGGATCCTCTTGCTGATCGACAACTGCTCTGCTCATAACATGCTTCCACGCTTGGAAAGGATTCAGGTTGGGTATCTGCCCTCCAACTGTACTGCTGTCCTGCAGCCACTGAATCTTGGCATAATTCACACCATGAAAGTACTATACCGGAGCCACCTTCTCAAACAGATCCTCCTCAAGCTCAGCAGCAGGGAGGATCAAGAAAAGGTGGACATCAAGCAGGCCATCGACATGATTGCTGCAGCATGGTGGTCAGTCAAGCCATCCACAGTGGTCAAATGTTGGCAGAAGGCAGGCATCATCCCTATGGAATTTGCAGAATGTGACATAGAATCAGCAGCCAGTGAACCAGACACTGCCATTGAAAAGTTGTGGCACACAGTGGCTATTGCCACCTGTGTCCCAAATGAAGTAAATTTCCAGGACTTTGTTACTGCAGATGATGATCTCATTATCTCTCAGGACACAGACATCAtccagggcatggtggctggcgaaAATACCAGTGAAGCAGGAAGTGAAGATGAAGGGGAGGTATCTTTACCACAGCAACCAAAAGTCACCATCACAGAAGCCATATCAAGTGTACAGAAACTTAGACAGTTCCTTTCCACTTGTGTAGACGTTCCTGATGCCATTTTTGGACAATTAAATGGCATAGatgaatatttaatgaaaagaGTGACACAAACCCTTGTTGATTCCAAAATTACAGATTTCCTCCAAACAAAGTAA